The window ggtacagggattggactgctgaggactggggtaaagtcattttctctgatgaatcccctttgcGATTGTTTGGGGcctccagaaaaaagcttgtccggagaagacaaggtgagcgctaccatcagtcctgtgtcttgccaacagtaaagcatcctgagaccattcatgtgtggggttgcttcgcagccaagggagtgggctcactcacaattttgcctaagaacaaagccatgaataaagaatggtaccaacacatcctcccaaacatccaggaacagtttggtgacgaacaatgccctttccagcatgatggagcaccttgccataaggcaaaagtgataactaagtggctcggggaacaaaacatcaatattttgggtccatggccaggaaacctCAATCCCATTGTTGCGCAATGCAGAGAACGCCGGAAGAAGAATGATCATTTAATTACCACAATGAATTATTATAGTGTTTGTTAaatgtgtcaattaatcccataagggatggaTTGCCATTTGGCGATTTGAGAACAAATACAATGTCATTCATTCATTTTATTGACTCCGGATGTGAATACTTATCtgatcaagatatattagtgtctTATTTttcatacatatattttttaaagtaagcctttttcttccactttgacattagagtattgtGTAGCTCGTTgacaaaaatgacaattaaatccattttaatcccactttgtaactacaaaatgaggaaaaaggtccagggatgtgaatactttttgaaggcactggaTATACGGAAAATAGAGCACCATATATGGGTTTACCTGATATGCTCTCTTCTTCGCTGTTTTCAGGGACCCAGATCTCTCTTGGGAGCAGTTTCCAGAAGGCAGGGGTCATCAGCCCTCAGTGTCTGCAGCACGTTCTTTCTTCTCAGGAACCTGTGCACGCAGATGATGATCAACTATCTTTCTCACACAAATCAACAATAGAAACAACCTTTACCAAATGGTAGATTTCAAGATTTACAATGCCACACACGGAAGTGATGCGTTTCAGCATCAAGCCTTCCGCGGCAGTATGCAGTCTAGTGGCATGCTCACAATGACCATTTATTGTGCATCATTAGTAATGGTACAGTAATACAGTGACACAGAAAGGATACTGTTGATGACAGTAATGCCCCGCATCCTGAAGCCACTCCAAGCGATGGATGGAGCGACTGCAGATCTCTGGGTGTAGGTAGCAAGGGTGTCGAGATTCTGCTCATACAACAGGAACCTGAACCTGATTACTGATAGCATCTCGCACAGACTGGAGAGAAATAAGAGGGCCAAATAAGAGGGTCATCTGTGGTTACAAAATGTGTTCAAGCTCTCTCATGAGTTTATGGAGTGAGCTACCATGTATCTTACATTATGTCTACTGCCCTGTAGGAGCTTGAAGTGAAGACGCTGGTGCAGATCAGGAAAAGTGTGAAGAGAGGTGTTGGCGATTTGGATCTTTTGAAACGCCCTCAACTGCTCTTCTATGTTTCCAAGTGAAACCATTAAAGGCTTGCATTCAGCCAACACTGAATTACATACTTTCTTGATTGTTCTCCAAGCTTTTTTTCCTCAATACTTGGTTACGCGACAATAACGCAGGCATCCTAGTTCACATTCAGGACAAGTGACGTGAACGTTCTTCGAAATTATAGGTAAAAAATGACGCCAAGCGAAAGCGTATCCTCATTGGCTGATCTCCGGCATTGTCTGCGTGTACATTTGAAAATTTCGCCAactggaaagagagggaggcagcaGGATTAACTCGCTAactagaaaataaagaaaacatcGCCAGGTAAATCACAATTAAAGTTCATTTGTCAAACAATCTCATTGTTTAGATTAACATTGTATGTATTTCAAATCTGAAATGAAACAGTCATTTTTAAACGGAGTAGCTTCAATCTGGCTAACTACTAACGTTAACGTAGCCTAGCTAACAACATTTCCGGAAAGGGGCTAGCTAACAGTAACTAGCAACATTTTACCTGTTTTGCTAGCCCACGCACCATTACTAATTTAGTGTACGTTACCAATATACAGAGAGTCATGGGACGACCAAAGAGGACGACCAAACAACGTAAAAACCCCAAATTGGACAAATTGGAGGCTTTTCTCGAAGATTTCGACAGTGAGGGTATGGATGACAAAGAACATGTAGATGCAAGTTGGCTGCTAGCCATTAACGTTATATGAACAGAAACCACCGTTTGTGAATTCACTTTGGTGTAACTTATCCAATCACACGTTGTCTTTGCAGTTAAAACCGTAGTTGAAAGGCTGAAGGAGAAGACAAACAGCCTCCTGAAAGATGCAGACAACTTCTACAACATGGCTGTGATCAAGCTGCCAAAGGCAGTGAGACAGATGAACTGGCTTGAGCATTGTggtaagttagctggctagctaagtgAAGAAGCATGCACCTGACTGTTCTCTcagctaccgcacagcaagcggtaccggagcgccaagtctaggtccaaaaggctcaacagcttctacccgcaagccataagactgttgaacagttaatgaaatggctacctgaactatctgcattgaccctctcCTTTTGTGCTGctgctttttaaatgtttaaatgaaTTTTTTAACTAGAAGTCATTTAACaacatttatatttacaatgatggcatggaaacagtgggttaactgccttattcaggggcagaaagacagatttttttttaccttgtcagctcggggattcgatctagcaacttcTCGCTTACTGGgccaaaactctaaccactaggctacatgccaccccactcgctgtttattatctatgcatagtccctttacctcggctaacctgtaccctgcacattgactctgttccggtaccccctgtatatagcttcacttgttatttattttattgtaacTTTTTTTTGTTAGACTTTATTCTGGGTAAAATTTAGATACTATTTTAACTCTTATTTCTCTTAACTGCATCATTGGTTGAGggcttaagtaagcatttcacagtaaggcctacaccggttgtattcggcacacgtgacataTGATTTTGATTTGGCGAAAGGTGGGTTAGAGATATGTTTTATCTGACGAACTGACACTTCTCCTTCATCCCTTCAGGGTCAGAGAAACCAAAGTCACCCGTGTCACCAGTGGAGGATGCCAAGGTAGGTTTTCTAAATTAAAATAGAAAAACCAACagtttatgaattattaagtcAGGCCATGGTTTTGACACCACAGATAATGCCACCCAGCCAGAGTCGCTCTTCACTCTTATTTGTCTACTTCCAGAAAGTAGAGGAGGCTGCCCAAGTTGAGAGTGTTATGGCTGAAGTCCATACTATTCCCCCCAAGACTGTTAAAAAAGGTAAGTATTTGCTATATACCAGTTGTTATAGGTTATGTGTCTCCTTTGAATCCCTCTGGATGTTAAAGTTACTCTGCTCCCCTCTGCAGCAAAGTTGAAAAGGGGTGGAGCCAGGACAAGTTCAGAGGATGAGGAGAACACTTTTACGGCCACAGGGAAGAAGGTTAgtgctgtattttttttttttgttgcaaggTTATGGAGACTTACCGTGTGACTCAATGTAGTCCTCAATAGTCTCCTTTCTTTTAGGCTCTTGCATTTTATTCCAAATGATAGCCCGAGTCATTATTAGTACCAAGCCATGTCTAGCTCAAGCTGAAGACTTACACTGTTGCCTCATCGCCCATTTCTTCTCTATTTCTCAGGGTAAATCAACTAGGAAACCTCCAACGTCAAAGAGAGCCAAAGCACTGTCAGTCAGCAAGCGGAACTCGTCCATCAGAAAGTAGGACCCTTTCAGCTGGAAtctgaaaatatttttgtttgtgttttatgGTTGTACAAAAATGACTTGCTAATATTAATTTGCCACTTCAGGTCCAGTAGGAAGCCACTGGTCACTCCTTCCAGGAACATGTTGGACAGTTCCCTCATGGGCACTACCCCTCTCATCACACCACGCTTTGACTCCAGGTAAAGTGGCAGTAGGTAATGTTCTGTGGCTTGTCCATGACAATTTTTGCCTAAAGCTGGTTGTTGTTAGAGAACAGTCTATCCAGTCTTTCCCATAGTAAAATGTTCCAGTTGGGACACACAGGCCCTCAAAGCAACATTGGGTACCACTGCTTGACTTGTTGTCGTCATATATCCCAGGCTTCCCAAGACCCCAGCGGTGAGGATACCCCGCCACAAGGAGAGGGTTTACAGTATCTCGGTCAATGGCTCCCCCATCTCAGGAGGCGGTAATGATATCGTCATCAATGTTCCTGTGGGGAATGGAGAGGTAAGCAGCCTCCATTTTTAGACTGATCCGTACTGAACAGTATGCACGACCATCTGACTTGGCTAAATACCCTCACTAGCCCCTCTGACTGTTTATGTTACGCGTGTACAATTATTTCCATGACATAATTCaagaaaaaaactattttggATTGACCAATGtaaacattttcaaatatatgCAACTTAAGTTTTATATCATGAAATTTCAACCTGAAAGAATTGTCATCAGCACAATGCTGAGGGAAtcctatttgagtcagaaaaAAATACTCATCTGTTAGTtaagatatacaaaaccttgcagagaacctatccaactgacaatctctaAGGGGGGTAGAAACTATTGAACCAAGACTTAAAAAGAACTGATATTGGCAAAAGATGGAGACAGCCTAAAGGGACGTCAGAGACCTagcagtgtagtgccaggacaacaacctccccctCAACTTGAGcaggacaaaggagctgatcgtggactactgGAAAAGGAGGTCtgaacacacccccattcacattgacggggctgtagtggagcgggttcaGAGTTTCAAGTTCattagagcattagtgaggtcgagcgaTGTTGTTGGGTGATTAGGCATGGCTCGCAGTCAGCTTTCCAAATCAaccaaaaggtgttcgatggggttgatgtcAGAGCACTCTGCAGGCCTTTCAacttcttccacactgatctcgacaaatcatttctgtatggacctcgctttgtgctgcattgttatgctgaaacaggaaaggtccttccaCAAAGTTGAAACTAAGggacccgaaccatgaaaaacagccccgggAATAatgattcctcctccaccaaactttacagttggcactatgcattcgggcagggtTCTccttggcatccgccaaacccagattcgtccatcggccTACCGGATGGTGAAGCgggatttatcactccagagaacacgtttccactgccccaaagtccaatggcggcgagcttaacacaactccagccgacgcttggcattgcgcattgtgatcttaggcttgtgcggttgcttggccatggaaaaccatttcatgaagctcccaacgaactgttcttgtgctgacgttgtttccagaggaagtttggaactctgtagtgagtgtttcaACTGAGGATAGACAattttttacacgcttcagcggtcccgttctgtgagcttgtggcctaccactttgtggctgagccgttgttgttcctagatgttttcacttcacaataacagtacttacagttgaccagggcagaaatttgacacactcacttgttggaaaggtggcatcctatgatggagCCACCTTGAAAGTCACTGACCTCTTCAGGAAGGCagttctactgacaatgtttgtctatggagattgcatggcggtgtgctcagttttgtacacctgtcagcaatgggtgtggctgaaatagccaaatccactcatttgtatgcgggtgtgttttttatttatatatatttttctaaagTACTTGTCGACGTCATTggcacatttcatgtgtgttaaGAAAGTTCCTCTGCTGACCTGAGTTTTTTTTGGTTCCAGTGCATTCAGCTGCTGGCCAGTCAGATGGACACTGTGGACCTGGGACAGCTGGATGAGACAGCCATGAGGAGCATCCGTCTGCTTCAGGTATGGTCTTCACCAAATAGAACTATACAATATGGCCACATCCATATGTCATGCTTCTAACAGAAGAGAAAGGGATGCGTTATGCATAACCGTAATAGCAGGTTATGGCAATCTCCAAATGAAAAGATTACAGTAAAGACTACATTTGCACATCTACGGTCCAATTACATATCTGGATCAGGGTGTGCTATTTAAAAGATTATTCTtctgccaacatgactagctaagtgtTGAGCTTTCACAAGGCACTTTAGAGAAATGCATTGTCATTTTGGTTTGCACAAACGGGAGTTGTGTGCATTCAGGTACTTTCATGGTAAATTCTCACAGTATGTGCTCCTTTTGTTCAGAACAACCCTGAATGTAACGCCATGCCATCTTTCAGTACTGTAAATGCTATGCATTTTGTTATATAGAAATGTGAATTGcacattgtatggttgtttttaTAATGCGGCATCTATTATAATCTTCCACCTGTCTTCTTTCAGAACACATCCATCTATGATGGCGTTTTACATATTACTCATGTTTATCGAGCGGTGTTGAAGTGGATTTCTATGTCAAACCCGTGTGTGTAAACAGTAGCCGTTACCATAACTCACGTTCACTTTTCTCTCCACAGAACCGCCTCACAACACTGTGTGAATCCTCCGAATGACCTCTTCAgtgtcttttttgttgttgtacaagaaccccccccccccaaaaaaaatgttttttttctctgtatATTTCTCTTTTAATACATAGTTGTTAATAGCTGTCATGTCTGCTTTTGTGTAGTTATCTTAGCGCTCTTTATTGTTAtggtttaaatgttttaaaatggatGCCAAGCACGTGGGACTATACAGGCTATTTTTCAGGGATGCAGTCTtccatataaaatacatttaaaatgagCAACATTAATAAACCCTAACTACACTTCCCCTCGAATAGTCTAACATGTTTGAAAGTTACTTGCGTGCCCTGTGAGTGAAAGAGAAGGATATGCTGCATGCCTTCGTCTCATCAATAACACTTTGTCGGCCCTCTTGTGGTTGAGGTTTGCCAGTTCAACTTGTACTGTTAGTGTGGATGTGGAAATAAGAGGTCCATGCATTTTAGAATTATTCAGTGACATTTTACAATACTTTGTTTTAATGTAAATATGCCATTTTGTTCACTTTTCTCAAAGTGAACTCTTTCAACTCTGGTGAATGTCTTATTTGTGTGGTGGAAGTTGGGGAACCACTGCTTGCTGTTGTTTGGGGTGGTTGTTTGTAGCCTAGATGAAGATCCTGGGGTAGTACTGGTAATACAGTACAGAAATACAACCACCTTTTCATGTTTTCCCATTGTCATCGTCGCTTCAATATGCTGTAATCACAGACAACTAGATGATACTGTTTGCCTGCTTAGATTTCCTGAGACCACCTGCTCATTTGTGTTTCTGGAGGGTGCGTTATTCATGAAGACTCCAGGCAAATCAAGTTCCCTTGGAATTCAATTTGTCGCTAAGTATCAGTTTGACAGGATTACGTAACACGAGATGCATTGCATTTTGATGTTTAAAGTGTACATTAGACAATGAGCTACAGCTTCAGATGTTTCCATTAACTCTAGCTGTCATACTGGTCACAGCAGAAGGAGCCCTGCCACGGCATAACAAAAATATGGGCTTGTAGAAGCTTGATTAAAACGTTGGGGTCAAGCGTGTGGGGGTGCCAGACTGCTTAAATAAATAAACTCTCTTATACCACCATAGCAGGGATTCAATCTGCCGCGTTGTCAAACTCGCTGCACTTATTTTAATGGTAATTTAGTTGGGGGGGGGAAAAATCAGAGGAAGATGTTCAAGAAACAACTCCAGTTCTATGTAGAATGCAAAACTAAATGTATGGCAACCATTAAATTAagttatttacctttatttaaccaggtaggcaagttgagaacaagttctaatttacagttgcgacctggccaagataaagcaaagcagttcgacagataaaacgacacagagttacacatggagtaaaaacaaacatacagtcaataatgcagtataaacaagtctatatacaatgtgagcaaatgaggtgagaagggaggtaaaggcaaaaaaggccatgatggcaaagtaaatacaatatagcaagtaaaatactggaatggtagtttagcaatggaagaatgagcaaagtagaaataaaaaataatggggtgcaaaggagcaaaataaataaattaaaattaaatacagttgggaaagaggtagttgtttgggctaaattataggtgggctatgtacaggtgcagtaatctgtgagctgctctgacagttggtgcttaaagctagtgagggagataagtgtttccagtttcagagatttttgta of the Oncorhynchus kisutch isolate 150728-3 linkage group LG17, Okis_V2, whole genome shotgun sequence genome contains:
- the cdca8 gene encoding borealin; translated protein: MGRPKRTTKQRKNPKLDKLEAFLEDFDSEVKTVVERLKEKTNSLLKDADNFYNMAVIKLPKAVRQMNWLEHCGSEKPKSPVSPVEDAKKVEEAAQVESVMAEVHTIPPKTVKKAKLKRGGARTSSEDEENTFTATGKKGKSTRKPPTSKRAKALSVSKRNSSIRKSSRKPLVTPSRNMLDSSLMGTTPLITPRFDSRLPKTPAVRIPRHKERVYSISVNGSPISGGGNDIVINVPVGNGECIQLLASQMDTVDLGQLDETAMRSIRLLQNRLTTLCESSE